The following coding sequences lie in one Streptomyces venezuelae genomic window:
- a CDS encoding DUF4157 domain-containing protein, whose amino-acid sequence MRARETARPADGERAGRVPARGAASPSSAEGSMTAQDIRALQRSAGNAAVVRAVQRSSVHDVLRGGGRPLDTGTRTDMEARLGADFSDVRVHDDSAAKASAAEVGARAYTSGNHVVIGDGGADRHTLAHELTHVIQQRQGPVAGTDNGSGLKVSDPSDRFEREAEANAHRVLSGPAPEAHAEAAAHDHDHAGHAGASVQRAPAAQTAAPRVDWNQLLDIIVGSDRTLAGFQFGSECRNNGGNNLISRPVEVTVTAGGTTARLAVHLNVMLTSGGEVRDRKTGASTASIRGSLFHLTARPLAGQNLIHEAGASSLTAQESIHVGRNNAGGWNNRPENTQILARAVDVPSETLLGALDARYPHGGIEDLIERFKRDVGRAVIHGLAPEVVHVNWDGDESFK is encoded by the coding sequence ATGCGTGCCCGTGAAACCGCCCGACCCGCCGACGGGGAGCGCGCCGGACGCGTACCGGCCCGTGGCGCCGCGTCGCCGTCGAGCGCGGAGGGCAGCATGACCGCGCAGGACATCCGGGCCCTGCAGCGCAGCGCGGGCAACGCGGCCGTCGTCCGCGCGGTGCAGCGGTCCTCCGTCCATGACGTGCTCCGCGGCGGCGGGCGCCCCCTCGACACGGGAACCCGCACGGACATGGAGGCCCGGCTCGGCGCGGACTTCTCCGACGTCCGCGTCCACGACGACAGCGCCGCGAAGGCCTCCGCCGCCGAGGTCGGCGCCCGCGCCTACACCTCCGGCAACCACGTCGTCATCGGCGACGGAGGCGCCGACCGGCACACGCTCGCGCACGAGCTGACGCACGTCATCCAGCAGCGGCAGGGGCCGGTCGCGGGCACCGACAACGGCTCGGGCCTCAAGGTCTCCGACCCGTCCGACCGGTTCGAGCGCGAGGCCGAGGCCAACGCCCACCGGGTCCTCTCGGGCCCGGCGCCCGAGGCCCACGCGGAGGCGGCCGCGCACGACCACGACCACGCGGGCCACGCCGGGGCCTCGGTGCAGCGCGCCCCGGCCGCCCAGACCGCGGCTCCCCGCGTGGACTGGAACCAGCTCCTGGACATCATCGTCGGCTCGGACCGTACGCTCGCCGGGTTCCAGTTCGGGTCGGAGTGCCGGAACAACGGCGGCAACAACCTCATCTCCCGGCCCGTGGAGGTGACCGTCACCGCGGGCGGCACCACCGCCCGTCTCGCCGTCCACCTCAATGTGATGCTGACCTCCGGCGGCGAGGTCAGGGACCGCAAGACCGGTGCGTCCACGGCGTCGATCAGGGGCTCCCTCTTCCACCTGACGGCGCGCCCGCTGGCCGGTCAGAACCTGATCCACGAGGCGGGTGCGTCCAGCCTCACGGCCCAGGAGTCGATCCACGTGGGCCGGAACAACGCCGGAGGCTGGAACAACCGCCCCGAGAACACCCAGATCCTCGCCCGCGCCGTCGACGTACCGAGCGAGACCCTCCTCGGCGCGCTGGACGCCAGGTACCCGCACGGCGGCATCGAGGACCTGATCGAGCGCTTCAAGAGGGACGTCGGCCGCGCCGTCATCCACGGCCTCGCCCCGGAGGTCGTCCACGTCAACTGGGACGGGGACGAGTCGTTCAAGTAG